In Chloroflexota bacterium, one DNA window encodes the following:
- the nadS gene encoding NadS family protein — protein MNEQDFENLVESIKQAGQIKRGELQPGRQFEFSPLDIKEIRNKLHKSQSEFALMIGVSLSTLQNWEQGRRKPVGPARALLQVANKHPEAVQEALSSP, from the coding sequence ATGAATGAACAGGATTTTGAAAATCTGGTAGAAAGTATCAAACAGGCAGGTCAGATCAAGCGAGGTGAGCTACAGCCTGGACGCCAGTTTGAGTTCTCGCCACTCGACATCAAGGAGATAAGAAACAAGCTCCACAAATCTCAAAGCGAGTTTGCGCTGATGATCGGAGTGAGCCTATCAACACTGCAGAACTGGGAACAGGGAAGGCGCAAGCCAGTGGGACCAGCCCGTGCCCTACTGCAAGTTGCTAACAAGCACCCAGAAGCAGTTCAAGAGGCGCTGTCCTCGCCATAG
- a CDS encoding type II toxin-antitoxin system VapC family toxin: MGTLKDIEVLYRGDIYDMACLLLKIHDAKDKGTNRRSRHTMHGLATTYAMITDVSPDRIREIFKRHSVVHFGQITSDEGWQALTLAQKLGVRLVPPDDAQVTLAFDWTMQQERAAAYDSFYLALAKTLHSELWAADKRLVDVAGVSWIHLIPDAL, translated from the coding sequence ATGGGAACACTGAAAGACATAGAGGTGCTTTACCGCGGCGACATCTACGACATGGCATGTTTGCTCCTGAAGATACACGATGCGAAAGACAAGGGCACGAATCGCCGGTCACGTCACACCATGCACGGTTTAGCGACCACATACGCTATGATAACTGATGTCAGCCCGGATAGAATTCGGGAGATTTTCAAAAGGCACAGCGTGGTACACTTCGGGCAAATCACCAGCGATGAAGGGTGGCAAGCATTGACTCTGGCGCAGAAACTCGGCGTGCGATTAGTTCCCCCCGACGATGCCCAAGTCACATTGGCGTTCGACTGGACGATGCAGCAAGAACGCGCCGCCGCTTACGATAGCTTCTACCTGGCACTGGCCAAGACGTTGCACAGTGAGCTGTGGGCGGCAGATAAGCGGTTGGTCGATGTCGCCGGGGTATCTTGGATACACTTGATACCTGACGCTCTATAA
- a CDS encoding DUF4091 domain-containing protein has translation MWYVCCQPPIPNTFLHSPLVEGQLHGWLTYFLKLDGFLRWSFCLWPADPWKQVSWRAPGWPAGDMYFVLPGKDGFPVETLRYEALRTAVQDFELIKLAARSLPPDQAETVIGEAFGLILRTRDIQDFAEVDTVNAESLYSLDPADYTAARRILLAAIESHNNEHEWLGSL, from the coding sequence TTGTGGTATGTCTGCTGCCAGCCGCCCATCCCCAACACCTTCCTCCATTCGCCCCTGGTGGAAGGCCAACTGCACGGGTGGCTGACCTATTTCCTGAAGCTCGATGGATTCCTGCGTTGGAGTTTCTGCCTGTGGCCAGCGGATCCGTGGAAACAGGTAAGCTGGCGAGCCCCAGGCTGGCCGGCAGGGGATATGTACTTCGTGCTGCCCGGTAAGGATGGTTTCCCGGTTGAAACCCTGCGCTACGAAGCCCTGCGCACCGCGGTGCAGGATTTTGAACTTATCAAGCTGGCAGCTCGATCACTGCCCCCGGACCAGGCCGAGACTGTGATCGGCGAGGCTTTCGGGTTGATTCTGAGAACCAGAGATATCCAGGATTTTGCAGAGGTAGATACGGTAAATGCAGAGAGCCTCTATTCTCTCGATCCCGCTGATTACACGGCTGCCCGTCGCATCCTGTTGGCTGCCATCGAAAGCCACAATAACGAACACGAATGGCTTGGTTCATTATGA
- a CDS encoding GNAT family N-acetyltransferase, protein MAWFIMMTDLLVRLYDLENDWTFIADQARLGHIIRKPIGPEKQLIVDWVRAKFSDGWASETDIALANFPLSCFIAQKQGVLLGFACYDATALGYFGPIGVDDSYRNLGIGKALLVACMLDMKLKGYGYAIIGSAGPTEFYSSTLNVIEIPDSTPGLWKYWLKR, encoded by the coding sequence ATGGCTTGGTTCATTATGATGACCGATTTGCTCGTCAGGTTGTATGATCTGGAAAATGACTGGACCTTCATCGCCGATCAGGCCAGACTCGGTCACATTATCCGCAAGCCCATCGGCCCTGAGAAGCAGTTGATCGTAGATTGGGTGCGAGCCAAATTTTCTGACGGCTGGGCGAGTGAAACCGATATTGCCCTTGCCAATTTTCCGTTGAGTTGTTTTATCGCCCAAAAACAAGGCGTTTTGCTCGGATTTGCATGTTACGATGCCACAGCATTGGGTTACTTCGGTCCCATTGGGGTAGATGACTCTTACCGAAACCTGGGGATTGGAAAAGCGCTTCTGGTGGCTTGCATGCTGGACATGAAGCTGAAGGGCTACGGCTATGCTATCATCGGCAGCGCGGGTCCTACAGAATTCTATTCCAGCACATTAAACGTCATTGAGATACCAGATTCAACCCCGGGTTTGTGGAAATACTGGCTGAAGAGATAG